The Haloplanus sp. CK5-1 genome segment GGTATGATGGGCGGTATGGGCGGCGCCGGCGGCGCGGACGTCGAGGAGGCGCTCGAGGACGTCGACGTCGACGCCGACGAGATCGTCGAGGAACTCGAAGAGGACGTCGACCTCGAGGAGTAACCACCGCGTTCTTGTACCGGCCGGGCGTCTCACGACTATGGATCTGCCACCCGAAGTCGCGGCGGATCTCCGGGTCGCGGCCGTCGCCGCGGGCTGTACCGTCGCGCTGTCGCTCACCCTCCGGTACGGGCTGGGGGTCACGGCGAACCCACTGCTTCGGCTCTCGCCGATAGCGATGTACTTCGGCTACCTCTTTCTCGGCAAGGGCTCGACCGGCAGCGCGTTCGAGAACTCCCGGCTCTGGATGATCGCTACCGCCGTCGTCACCGTCGCGACCGGCCTCTACATTGCCTAGGCGATGTCGCGGCTGGTGTCGATGGTGACGCCGTCGGTGAGTTTGAGTTTGATCGTCTCTTCGAGTGCGCTTCCCCCCCGGAACTTCGGGACTGCGAGTCGGTTGACGATCTGTGACCCCGAGGTGCTGGTGTGGAGGTCGAACACCACGTCGGCCATGTGTTCGGTGAGCGACCGGTTCGGGGTGTCGTCGCCGTGCATCGCGTGCAGGACGGCGATCGATCCCGTGTTGACCATGTGGTTCTGGAGTTCGTTGAGGAAGGTTCGGTACCGGGTCGGTTCGGCGTCTTCCAGTGGGTCGACCACGTCGACGATGAGGTTCGCGCTCTCGGGAAGGTCCTTCACCAACCGTGTGGCGTTGTCGATCGGCGGGTAGGTGCCGGCGTCGCGGACCGATAGGCGGTCGATCCCGCCACGGTACCGGTCGACTGCGTCCCGAACGGCCTGTTCGGAGCGGACGGTCGTCACGTACAGCGTCCCGCGCGCGGCCGCGATTTCGTACAGCAGCGACTCCGACTGACTGGCCGGGTCGGCGCTCAAAAGCAGGATGCTCCCGGGCGGGATTCCGCCGTCGAGTTGTCTATCGAGGACGGAGATGCCGGTCGGGAGCCGAGACGCCATGTGTGCCAATACGTCGCGGGATCATAATAGGTTTTCTCCCAGCGTGCGACCGAGGCGTCCGTAAGCGGCACGGACCGTCTCGTCGTCGAGGATCGGTGGGTCCGCCGCGGGCACCGACGCCAGGACGGGACAGTCGAAGAGGTCCACGACGGCGTCCGGGGCCGCCCGCGTCCGGGTCAACACGACACCCCACACCGGCGTGTCGAGGGTGCGAGCGATAGCGGCCGTCTTGGCTGTGTCGCGGAGAGCGGGCGCACAGAGCGTCGTGACGAGGACTGCGGCGTCGGCCACACGGAGCGGCGCGGCGGCGTCGGGGCCGGAACCGCCGGGGCAGTCGACGACCGAAAGGCGGTCGGTCGCGGCGAGTCGCTCCAGCGACCGATCGACAGTGTCGGCCTCGCCGATGGGCGGCGCTGGCAACAGGGAGACGTCCGTCGCCCCGGGGTGTGACTGGGCCACGGCGTCGACGCCACCCGCGTCGAGGTCGGCGAGCGTCGGTTCGCGGTCGACGCCCGCGAGAGCGTGTAGGTCGGGCATGTCCGGGTCGGCGTCGGCCGCGACGACGGGCGGGTCGAGGGCCGTCGACAGCCCCAGCGCCGTCGTCGTCTTGCCGACCCCACCCTTACCTCCGGCGATGGCGAGCATGGGGCGGAGTGGCCGCGCTATCGAATATGAATCCGGGGATCGAACGGTCGGACGCAGGTGGTGTGTGGTGCGGCCCGGGGTCAGTCGACGTCACGCACCTCGAACCGCGCACCGCCGTCGGTTCCCTCGACGACACGGATCCGCCAGCCGTGGGCCTCGGCGATCTGTTCGACGATGCTCAGTCCGAACCCCGTCCCCTCGGGGTCGGTCGAGTAGCCCGCGTCGAACACGTCGTCGCGCTCCTCCGCGGGTATGCCGACGCCGTCGTCCTCGACGTAGAAACCGCCGTCGAGGTCGCCGACGGTGACGGTCGCGCCCCGGCCGGCGTGTTCGACGCCATCGCCGGACTCCGTCCGGCTTTCAGTGGAGCTATGCTCCACACTATTCCGAAACAGGTTCTCGAACAGGTGCCGGATCCGATCTGGATCCGCCTCGACCGTCGTCGACGCCTCGATCCGGAGGGTGGCGTCGGCCGTCGTGACCACCTCCCAGCACTCCTCGACCACGGTCGCGAGGTCGACCGACTCGGTGTCGCCGATGATCCGACCGCTCCGCGCCAGCGCCAGCGTCCGTTCGACGATCGCCTCCATCCGGTCGTGGGCCGTGGCGACCGCGTCGAGGTGATCGCTATCACACTCCTGGCAGGCGAGCGCCAGTCGTCCCGACGCGACGTTCAGGGGATTCCGGAGGTCGTGGGAGACGAGACCGGCGAACCGTTCGAGTTGCTCGTTGCGCCGCGCCAGTTCCTCGCGCCTGACGCGGTTGCGCTCGGCTGCGACGGCCCGATCTATCGCCCGGGCCTCGAATAGGCCCATCCCCAGTCCGCCCGCACCGCCGACTGCGGCCGCGAACAGCGCCCAAGAGAGGTCGTCGTACGTCGAGTCGGCCGGCCACACGAGGATCATCGCGACGTTCAACAGGAGGAACCCGACGAGACCGACGCCGAACCACCGGCCGATCCGTGGATATCGCTCGGTCGGAAGGTCGCTGCGCTCGAGCCAGTACCCGCCGTAGAGGATAGCACCGACGAACGGGAGCGTTGTCAGCACACCCACGACGAACTCGACGGAGAGGATGGCCCCGATGGAGACACCGTGGAACCGAAAGAAGAGCACGAAGAACGTGAGGAGCAACCAGTATCCGGTCCACCGTGTCGCTACTGGTAGGGTGAGCACTCCGATCGGTCGGCGAGCGGGCACGCCCCGACCGCAGGGGCGGCGGTGCATAAATCGTGGCGCTGAATTATCACTACTGAAAATCTTGGGACGCCGTCGGATCGGCGACGATCGGTGGACTCACCCGAGATACACCGCCGTCGATTCCCCGTATTATCACACGCGAGATCCGCGACGCACAGGCGTGCCCGATCAGTCGTGACAGCAGCCGCCGGCTTCGCCGCCGAAGTCGACGGCGAGAGGATCGGAGATAGAGTGGTTGATCTCCTCGAGTTGGCGCTGGAGGGCGTCCTGTGCGTCGAGGAACTCCTCCATCACGGGCATCGAGTGGAGGTCGTTCTGTGCCCGCTGGAGCTCCTGAATCTGCTCCTGTGTGGCCTCGCCCACCTCGCGGGCGGCGACGAACTCGTCGCGGAGCCGCTCCACCTCCGCGATCCGCTCCTGTGCGTCGTCGTCGTCCTGCACGGCCGCCTGTGCCTCCTCGAACCGTTCGTGTGCCGGCGAGTTCGCGATGGCTTCGCCGAGTTTCCGACCGAGATCCTCCAGTTGCGGGGCACTCGTACTCATACCGATCGCTTGGGGTGCCGACCGCTTCAATTTGCCGACTCGGGCGGAGGTTTATGGCCGAGAGCGCCCAGACGGTTGGGTATGGAAACCGACGTCCGTCTCGGCGTCGACGTCGGCGGGACGTTCACCGACGTCGTCGTCGCCGACGGCGACGGTATCACGGTGCTGAAGGTCCCGTCGACGCCCGACTCCCCCGACCGGGGCGTCCTCGACGGGGTGGCCCAGGCGGGTGACGCGGGACTCGATCCCAACGCTGTCGACTTCTTCGCCCACGGGACGACTGTCGCGACGAACGCACTGCTCGAACGCGAGTGGGCCGAGACGGCGCTCGTCACGACCGAGGGGTTCCGCGACGCCGTCGCGATCGGGCGACAGACCAGGCCGGATCTGTACGATCTGCACGCCGGGAGTCCCCCGCCGATCGTCGACCGGGAACGTCGGTTCGAAGTGACGGAGCGTCTCGACCGCCGGGGGGAGGTGGTCGAACCGTTCGACGAGGACGACGCCAGGTCGGTCGCCCGAGCGATCGGCGAGAGCGACGCCGAGAGCGTCGCCGTCGCCTTCCTCTTCTCGTTCGAGGACGACACCCACGAGCGCCGGATGGCGGAGATACTCCGCGAGGAGGGAGTCGACTGTGACCTGTCGCTGTCCAGCGACGTGTTGCCGGAGATTCGGGAGTACGAGCGGACGCTGGTCACGGCGATCAACGCCGCGCTCAAGCCGGTGATGAACCGGTATCTCGGTCGGCTGGAGGAACACGTCGCCGACGTCGGCGTCCCCGCCTCGGTGACGGTGATGCAGTCCAACGGTGGCGTCGCGTCGGCGTCCGCCACTCGGGAGCGACCGGTGAACACGCTCCTCTCCGGCCCAGCGGCCGGGGTTCGGGGAGCGGCCCACGTCGCCGGCGCGGCGGGTTTCGACGACGCGTTGACGATGGACATGGGTGGCACCTCCTGTGACGTGTCGCTGGTCCGCGACGGTGACCCGGTCGTCACCACCGAGGGACGGGTGGGCGACTACCCGGTGACGGTGCCGATGGTCGACGTCCACACCATCGGCGCGGGTGGGGGATCGATCGCGTGGGTCGACGATGGGGGGAGCCTCCGTGTCGGTCCTCGGTCGGCGGGGGCCGATCCTGGGCCGGTCTGTTACGGTCGCGGCGGAACGGCTCCCACGGTGACCGACGCCCACCTGTTGCTCGGGCGGATCGACCCCGGGACGTTCTTCGAGGGGAGCGCGGACGAGGCGACGGTCCGCGAGGCGGTCCGGGAGTCGGTCGCCGACCCGCTGGGCCTGGACGTCGAGGCCGCCGCCCGCGGGGTCGTCGACGTGGCGAACGCCAACATGGAGCGTGCACTGCGGGTCGTCTCGGTCGAACGGGGCCACGACCCCCGCGGGTTCACGCTCGTCGCCTACGGCGGGGCGGGACCGCTCCACGCCGCCGAACTCGCGGCGGAACTCGACGTCCCCCGTGTGGTCGTCCCACACTCGGCCGGCGTCCTCTCCGCGCTCGGCCTCCTCATCAGCGACGCAGTCCACGAGGAGAGCGTCTCCACCGTCCGGCCGTGGCCGGGGATCGATCCGGCCGAACTGACCGCCCGGTTCGATCGACTCGAAGCCGATGCCGCCGAGCGCCTGAACTCTGAGGGCTTCCCGCCCGACCGCCGCCGGATCGAACGCGCCGTCGACCTCCGGTATCGCGGGCAGTCGTTCGACCTCCGCGTCGAGGTTCCCGAGGGACGTCTCGATCGGGGCGATCTGACGGCCGTCGCCGACCGGTTCCACGACCGCCACGAGCGTCGGTACGGGCACGCAACCCCGTCGGAACCGATCGAACTTGTCACCGTCCGACTCCGCGCACGCGGGCTCGTGGACCCGCCGTCGCTGTCGAGGGGCGACGGCGGGACGGCCGACCCCGACCCCCGGACGACCAGGCGGGCGACCGTCGGCGGGGAGACCCACGAGACGCCGGTCTACGATCGGCCGACGCTGGGGTCGGGGGCGACCTTCGACGGGCCGGCCGTCGTCGAGGGTGACGAGAGCACGGCCGTCGTCCCGCCTGACGCGGCCGCGACGGTCGACGACCTGGGCAACGTGGTGATCGAGCCGTGAGAGGTAGCGGGCTCGACCCAGTCACGCTCGAGGTGCTGCGCAACGCCTGTGTCGCCGTCGCCGAGGAGATGAACGCGACGCTCGTGCGGACGGGCTACTCGCCGAACATCACGGACCGACGGGACTGTTCGTGTGCGCTGTTCGACGTGGCGAGCGACGGCGAGGCGAGCGCGGAACTGGTGAGTCAGGCGGAGAACATCCCGGTCCACCTCGGCGCGATGCCTTACTCGGTGACGGCGGCAATAGAGGCGTTCCCCCCGTCGTCGCTGTCGCCCGGCGACGCGGTCCTCCTGAACGATCCGTTCCACGGCGGCGCACACTTGCCGGATATGACGCTCGTGACGCCGGTGTTCGTCGAGGGCGACCTCGTAGCCGTCGCGGCGAACCGCGCCCACCACGCCGACGTGGGCGGCGCTCTCGCGGGCAGCGTCGCGGCCGACTCGACGGACATCTACCAGGAGGGGCTCCGCGTCCCGCCGGTGAAACTCTACGACGGCGGCGACCCCGTCGAGGACGTGTTCGACCTGCTACTGACGAACGTGCGGACGCCGGAGGAGCGGCGGGGCGACTTCCGCGCCCAGCGGGCGGCCAACCGGACGGCCGTCGACCGGGTCCGCGAACTCGCGGAGCGACACGGCCTCGACACGCTCCGGGCGGCGACGACCGAGATCAAAGCGTACGCCGAGCGGCGGATGCGTGCCGAACTCGACGAGTTACCCGACATCACCGTCCGGTTCGAGGACCACCTCGACGACGACGGACTGAACCACGAGGACCTCCGGATCGCGGTCGCGGTGACGGTCGACGGCGACGACGTCGTCGTCGACTTCGAGGGGACGAGCGACGGGGTGGCGGGGCCGATCAACGCGCCACTCGCGGTGACCGCCTCGGCGACGTACTACGCGGTACGGTGTGTGACCGATCCGGACGTGCCGCCGAACGCGGGGACGTACCGGCCGGTCGAGATCCGAGCACCGGCGGGATCGATCGTGAACGCCCGACCGCCCTCGGCCGTCGTCGGCGGGAATCTGGAGGTGTCCCAGCGGGTAGTCGACGCGCTGCTCGGCGCGTTCGGCACGGAGGCGCCGGAGCGGTCGGTGGCCGCCGGTCAGGGGACGATGAACAGCGTCACCTTCGGCGGCACCGACAGCGAGGGTGATCCGTTCGCCTTCTACGAGACCGTCGGCGGCGGGTCCGGTGGACGGGCCGGCGCGGACGGGCTGGACGGCGTCCACGTCCACATGAGCAACACGCGAAACACGCCGGCCGAGCTGCTGGAGACGGCCTACCCGCTCCGGGTTCGCCGCTACGAGTATCGCGCGGATTCGGGCGGTGCTGGCGAGTTCCGCGGTGGTCTGGGGATCAGGCGGGACATCGAGGCGCTGACCGACGGCGTGGCGTTCAGTCTGCTCGCGGACCGACGCCGACACCGGCCGTACGGCATCGCCGGTGGCGGCCCCGGAAGCGCCGGCTCGGACCGACTGGTACGGGTAGACGGCGACGAGACCGGGATAGCGGGCAAGTCGACACACGACCTCGACGCGGGCGACGTGGTGAGCGTCCGCACGCCGGGCGGCGGCGGGTTCGGCGACCCGGCCGACCGGGAGACGGAGGCCGTGCGTCGGGACTTGCGTCTCGGGACGCTGTCGGCGGCAGTCGCCCGCGACACGTACGGGTACGACACCGATCCGGACGATCAGTAGGGGAAGGCCGTCCACTCGGCGTCGACCTCGGGCAGTCCTCGAATCCGGAGCTCACGGTCGCCGTCGACTTCTCGGAGTTCGACGACGGCGTCGAAGATGGAGGTGACGACGTTCACGAACCGATCCTCGTGGGTCGTCGGGTCGATGCTGTAGACACCGAGGTAGCCGGCGGCGCTCGCCCGCCGGGAGAGGACGTGCAGAAACGAGAAGGCGCGTTCGGAGTCGACGTACTGGAGGAGCGTCGAGATGGAGACGAAGCCCAGTCGGAGGCGGTCGGGTGTCCCCAGCTCGTCGACCACCTCGGTGGAGCCGACGCCCATGCCGGTGAGATCGGCCGGTGAGGAGACGCGGTTGACGACGGGGTCGTCGTCATCGCCCGGTGCGCCAGAGGCATCGACGATGCGGAACGCGTCCGAATCGACCGGGATACCGCGATCCCCGAGGTCGGCGCGGATGCGCGTCGCCGGATCGTCGGTGGTGATCATGACGACGGGGTCGACGTCGCCGATCCCGGGCGCGAGGTGGTCGAACACCAGTTGCCGTTTGCCCGACATCGCTGGCCCGGAGATCAACAGGTTCGTGCCGACGTCGAGACCGTCGACGTCGACCGGTAGCGACTCGGGGAGCGGATACCGGTCGGTTCTGGTGTCGTGTTCAGCCATCGGAGTGAGCCTCCGTGTCCGTGGACGGCAGGGTATCGATCGAACGGAGCGGCGGGGAGATCCTCGGGTCGTCGGTCGGTCGTGTGGGTGCCGCGAGGGTCGCTCCCGACGAAGCCACGCACCGTTCGAGGTCGGCGACCGTGCTACCGTCGTTGGCGTCGCGGACCGACAGCGACCCCTCGTCGTCGCGCCCCGTTCGAGGGGTGGACGCGTCACTATGGTAGCCGCGGTGGGGGCCCATCACACCGCCGTCGTCACCGACGAGGGGACCGGTCGGGGTCATGCGCGACACGTCCATCTAGTTCCACGTTGGTGACAATTAAATGCTCCTGTCGGTGATCGACGGCTTCGGCTCCCACTCCGTGTCCCCGGTGTGGTCGGTCACCCGAGTTCCTCGTGGACGAGGTCGGCCGCGCGGGTGACCGCCCCCACGGAGGAGAGGTGTCCGGCGCCGACGGTGGCTTTCATCGCTCGGGCGGGCGCGCCGGTGAACACCTTCGGTCCGACGGTGGCGACGGCGTCGTCGCCGACGGAGACGACCCATCCGGGGGCGTCGAATCGGAACGGATCGAGGCGGGGCGAGAAGTCGCCGGCCTCCGGGTCGTCGCGGACGAGGCGGTCAATGTTCGTCGCGACGGTGCCCGCCTCCCGGATGGCGGCCGCGGCGCTCGCGGGGACGGCCTCGCCGTCGGCGTCGACGACGCGTGCGGCGTCGCCGAGGGCGAAGGTGTGGTCGTCGAGGCGGAGGTCCCCCCGTACGACCCGTCGGTCGCCGCCGAGGGCGGCCGGCCCGCGGATGCCGCCGGTCCAGACGAACGTGTCGTAGGGGACGGTTCCGTCGGCGAGTTCGACCGCGTCGGGGGTCGCACCGGTGACCCGGGCGTCGGTGTGGACCGCGACGCCCGCGGCGTCGAGTGCGTCGCGAACGGCCGTCCGGAACGACTCGGGGAAGGCGGGTGCGACCGTCGACTCCCGTTCGAGGAGGGTCACGGAGACGTCGGCGTCGCGTTCCTCCGCGAGGGCGGCGAGTTCGCCGGCCACCTGAATACCGGAGAGGCCACCGCCGCCGACGGTCGCCCGGCCGTCCGCGTCGCAGGCGTCGAGGAACGACTCGCGGATCCGGTGGGCGTGGTCGAGGCGTTTCAGCGGGAGGCCGTGGTCCTCGACGCCCGGAAGGTCGTAGAAGGCGGTGTCGGCGCCGAGGCAGACGGCCGCGTAGTCGTAGTTGAGGGAGCCGTCGTCGAGGTGAACACACCGCGCCTCGCGGTCGAGGCGGTCGACGCGTGCCGTGCGGACCGTCGCACGGTCGAGGACGTCCGTGAGTGGGACGGTGATAGCGTTGGCCACCGCCGGACGGCGCACGACACGGTGGAGTTCGTGTTGGACGAGGTGAGTGTCGGACTCGTCGACGACGACGAGGTCGACCGCGGCGGGGAGGTGCGATTCGAGGCGACGGGCGAGGGTTAGACCGGCGTATCCGGCTCCGAGAACGACGACGCGCATACCGGAAGTTGGGCCGTACGGTTAAGAAGACGGCGACGTGGAGGGCGTGAAGATATCACTGAAAGGTGGACTCGAGTTCCGGTCAGAAAATATAACTGTGACCGAGATGTTAACGAGACAGATGTGCCGGCAACCGATTTCGCCCAGCTAGTCAAAAGCCTGACTGGACTGGAGGAGACCCGACTAGCCACCGCCATCCACACCCTGAACCAGTACCACGAAGAGCGTGCGGAGAAAGAAGCCGTAGACCGCCGACTGTTCCAGGCGGCAGAAGAAATCCTCACCGACGTGGTCGAAATCAAAGATCACCTCAAAGCCCTCCAAACAGGTACCCTGAGAGAAACGCGGAGCAAGCGGGAGATGAGAGAGATACGAGTGGAGATAGACCGGATAATTACCGATCTCATCGAGTTTCGGACTCCCGTTCGGGAGGAGAAAGACGACCTCGAGGACTCGGACGTGTACCTGCGGAAACTGGAGGACGTCGAAACGTCGACAGAAGCAACGGT includes the following:
- a CDS encoding RAD55 family ATPase; the encoded protein is MASRLPTGISVLDRQLDGGIPPGSILLLSADPASQSESLLYEIAAARGTLYVTTVRSEQAVRDAVDRYRGGIDRLSVRDAGTYPPIDNATRLVKDLPESANLIVDVVDPLEDAEPTRYRTFLNELQNHMVNTGSIAVLHAMHGDDTPNRSLTEHMADVVFDLHTSTSGSQIVNRLAVPKFRGGSALEETIKLKLTDGVTIDTSRDIA
- a CDS encoding CDP-4-keto-6-deoxy-D-glucose-3-dehydrase — encoded protein: MLAIAGGKGGVGKTTTALGLSTALDPPVVAADADPDMPDLHALAGVDREPTLADLDAGGVDAVAQSHPGATDVSLLPAPPIGEADTVDRSLERLAATDRLSVVDCPGGSGPDAAAPLRVADAAVLVTTLCAPALRDTAKTAAIARTLDTPVWGVVLTRTRAAPDAVVDLFDCPVLASVPAADPPILDDETVRAAYGRLGRTLGENLL
- a CDS encoding HAMP domain-containing sensor histidine kinase; translated protein: MPARRPIGVLTLPVATRWTGYWLLLTFFVLFFRFHGVSIGAILSVEFVVGVLTTLPFVGAILYGGYWLERSDLPTERYPRIGRWFGVGLVGFLLLNVAMILVWPADSTYDDLSWALFAAAVGGAGGLGMGLFEARAIDRAVAAERNRVRREELARRNEQLERFAGLVSHDLRNPLNVASGRLALACQECDSDHLDAVATAHDRMEAIVERTLALARSGRIIGDTESVDLATVVEECWEVVTTADATLRIEASTTVEADPDRIRHLFENLFRNSVEHSSTESRTESGDGVEHAGRGATVTVGDLDGGFYVEDDGVGIPAEERDDVFDAGYSTDPEGTGFGLSIVEQIAEAHGWRIRVVEGTDGGARFEVRDVD
- a CDS encoding YlbF family regulator; translated protein: MSTSAPQLEDLGRKLGEAIANSPAHERFEEAQAAVQDDDDAQERIAEVERLRDEFVAAREVGEATQEQIQELQRAQNDLHSMPVMEEFLDAQDALQRQLEEINHSISDPLAVDFGGEAGGCCHD
- a CDS encoding hydantoinase/oxoprolinase family protein, producing METDVRLGVDVGGTFTDVVVADGDGITVLKVPSTPDSPDRGVLDGVAQAGDAGLDPNAVDFFAHGTTVATNALLEREWAETALVTTEGFRDAVAIGRQTRPDLYDLHAGSPPPIVDRERRFEVTERLDRRGEVVEPFDEDDARSVARAIGESDAESVAVAFLFSFEDDTHERRMAEILREEGVDCDLSLSSDVLPEIREYERTLVTAINAALKPVMNRYLGRLEEHVADVGVPASVTVMQSNGGVASASATRERPVNTLLSGPAAGVRGAAHVAGAAGFDDALTMDMGGTSCDVSLVRDGDPVVTTEGRVGDYPVTVPMVDVHTIGAGGGSIAWVDDGGSLRVGPRSAGADPGPVCYGRGGTAPTVTDAHLLLGRIDPGTFFEGSADEATVREAVRESVADPLGLDVEAAARGVVDVANANMERALRVVSVERGHDPRGFTLVAYGGAGPLHAAELAAELDVPRVVVPHSAGVLSALGLLISDAVHEESVSTVRPWPGIDPAELTARFDRLEADAAERLNSEGFPPDRRRIERAVDLRYRGQSFDLRVEVPEGRLDRGDLTAVADRFHDRHERRYGHATPSEPIELVTVRLRARGLVDPPSLSRGDGGTADPDPRTTRRATVGGETHETPVYDRPTLGSGATFDGPAVVEGDESTAVVPPDAAATVDDLGNVVIEP
- a CDS encoding hydantoinase B/oxoprolinase family protein gives rise to the protein MNATLVRTGYSPNITDRRDCSCALFDVASDGEASAELVSQAENIPVHLGAMPYSVTAAIEAFPPSSLSPGDAVLLNDPFHGGAHLPDMTLVTPVFVEGDLVAVAANRAHHADVGGALAGSVAADSTDIYQEGLRVPPVKLYDGGDPVEDVFDLLLTNVRTPEERRGDFRAQRAANRTAVDRVRELAERHGLDTLRAATTEIKAYAERRMRAELDELPDITVRFEDHLDDDGLNHEDLRIAVAVTVDGDDVVVDFEGTSDGVAGPINAPLAVTASATYYAVRCVTDPDVPPNAGTYRPVEIRAPAGSIVNARPPSAVVGGNLEVSQRVVDALLGAFGTEAPERSVAAGQGTMNSVTFGGTDSEGDPFAFYETVGGGSGGRAGADGLDGVHVHMSNTRNTPAELLETAYPLRVRRYEYRADSGGAGEFRGGLGIRRDIEALTDGVAFSLLADRRRHRPYGIAGGGPGSAGSDRLVRVDGDETGIAGKSTHDLDAGDVVSVRTPGGGGFGDPADRETEAVRRDLRLGTLSAAVARDTYGYDTDPDDQ
- a CDS encoding RAD55 family ATPase, which encodes MAEHDTRTDRYPLPESLPVDVDGLDVGTNLLISGPAMSGKRQLVFDHLAPGIGDVDPVVMITTDDPATRIRADLGDRGIPVDSDAFRIVDASGAPGDDDDPVVNRVSSPADLTGMGVGSTEVVDELGTPDRLRLGFVSISTLLQYVDSERAFSFLHVLSRRASAAGYLGVYSIDPTTHEDRFVNVVTSIFDAVVELREVDGDRELRIRGLPEVDAEWTAFPY
- a CDS encoding NAD(P)/FAD-dependent oxidoreductase yields the protein MRVVVLGAGYAGLTLARRLESHLPAAVDLVVVDESDTHLVQHELHRVVRRPAVANAITVPLTDVLDRATVRTARVDRLDREARCVHLDDGSLNYDYAAVCLGADTAFYDLPGVEDHGLPLKRLDHAHRIRESFLDACDADGRATVGGGGLSGIQVAGELAALAEERDADVSVTLLERESTVAPAFPESFRTAVRDALDAAGVAVHTDARVTGATPDAVELADGTVPYDTFVWTGGIRGPAALGGDRRVVRGDLRLDDHTFALGDAARVVDADGEAVPASAAAAIREAGTVATNIDRLVRDDPEAGDFSPRLDPFRFDAPGWVVSVGDDAVATVGPKVFTGAPARAMKATVGAGHLSSVGAVTRAADLVHEELG